A window of Streptomyces sp. Je 1-332 genomic DNA:
CAAGGCCACCTTCGAACTGGGCTACGGCCAACTGGAGCCGGCGCAGGCGAGGGCGTTCCGCATCCTGGGCCTGGCGGACGGCCCGGACCTCTCCCTGGCCGCGGCGGCCGCGGTCCTGGACCTGCCGGTGGAGGAGACGGAGGACTTGCTGGAGTCCTTGGTCGACACCTCCCTGGTGGAATCAGCAGCGCCGGGCCGCTACCGGTACCACGACCTGGTCCGCCTCTACGCGCGTGCGTGCGCGGAACGGGAACTGCCGCCGGGAGAGCGGGAATCGGCCACCTCGCGGTTGCTGGACTTCTATCTGGCCACCGCCACTGGGGTCTACGCACTGGAGCGACCGGGAGACCGGCTGGTGGACCACCTGGAGCGTACGGACTACGCGGGGCTGCGGTTCTCCGAGGGTGCCACCGCTCTCGACTGGCTGTACGCCGAAGCCGACAGCCTGCTCGCCTGTGTACGTCAGTCCGCGAGCGACGGAAGCATGCTGAGACGGGCCGTCGACCTCCTCTGGGCCGCAAAGGACCTCGCCGAGTCGGGCGCCAACTCGCACCAGTACGAGACGACGGCGGCAGCGGTCCGCGATGCCGCCAACGCCGCCGGTGACGAACGGGCGGAGGGACGCGCCCGTACGACGCTGACGAATGTCCTGCTGGTCTCGGGGCGCTTCAACGCGGCGGACGACGAAGCACGGCTCGCCACGCTTCTCGCCGAAAGGGCGGGGGACACAGTTCCCATCTGCTGGGCCTCGAACGACCGCGGGATCATCGCCATCTACCAGAACCGCCATGCGGACGGCGAGCGGTATCTCCAGCAGGCGATCGACAACTTCCGCGCGATCGGCAACCAGGTCGGTGAGGCCAGCGCCCTGTGCAACCTCTCCCGGATTCACGTCGCCATGGGGCGTACGACCAGCGCTGTCGAGCTCGCCCGGCAAGGCATCGCCATCTACGACAACATGGGGCTGACGCTGCGCCTGGCCAACGGCCGCTTCGCTCTGGGCATCGCGCTGACCCGCGCGGACCGCCACTCCGAGGCTCTCGACGAACTGTCGGAGGCGCTCACCATCTTCACCGAGAACCGCCAGCGCCTCTGGGAAGGAACCACTCACTTCAGGATCGCCGAAGCCCACCTCGCCGCCGGCCGCCCCGCGCAGGCCGCACAGCACGCAGAGCAGGCACTGGCCCTTCGCTGCATCGGCGGCGACTGGATGCGCGGCAACGTTCTGACGACCCTGGGCCGGTCCCTGGCGGAACTCGGCCAGGCGGACAGGGCGAAAGCCTGCTGGACGGAAGCGCTCGCGATCTACCTCCAGTCCGATGCCGCGGAGGCGGACGAGGTACGACAGCTCCTCGCGCCCGTGGCGGCCGCCTAGGGGACTGCGGCCCCCGTTCATCAATCGTTTATCGACACCCGGCACTCTCTTACATGTCGAACCGTCGCTTCGGGGGGCAGACGGCTTGGCGGAGAGCCGGACCGATATGGTGTCCGGCTCTACGACGCCCGTCCGGCGGCCCTCGGGGGAGCTGCCGGGCGGGCCTTGTTTCCAGAGTCAGCTCTACCAACAGGGGAGTTCAATCCATGAGCGACGCCAAGAAGAAGACCGACGACCCCACCACGCAGGACAACCACGCGGGCAGCGAGCCCGCGGACATCACCACGCAGGACAACCACGCGGGCAGCGAGCCCGCGAAGATCACCACGCAGGACAACCACGCGGGCAGCGAGCCCGTGAACTAGACCTTCTTGCACGGGGATTCGACCGCGGTGGCGCGGAGGGGGAGCCACCGCGGTCGACGCGTGTCCGGGGTCGCCAGGCGTGGCCTCCGGTCCGCCGGGTCTGCCGGGCCCGCCCCCTCCCTGGGGACAACCCGGTGGCAGGAAAGGTGGGGTGGTCGTCAGGGCGGACACATTGCGGACATCGGGGCGCGGCACAAGACTCGGACCCGCGGGCCGCACGCCTTCCCGCACCTACCGCCTCCGTTGTCGCCCTCGACGTCGTGTCGCCCTCGACGTCGCCTCCGGGAAGGGACCCCGACCCCATGCAGATCGCGATCCTCCTCTACGACAAGTTCACCGTCCTCGACGCGATAGGCCCCTTCCAGACCCTCGCCGGGCTTCCCGGTGCCGAAGTCGTCTTCGTCGCCGAAGAGGCCGGGCCCGTGCTCGATGACACCCGCGCCCTCTCCCTCGTCGCCACCAAGTCCCTCGCCGAGGTGAGCAGCCCGGACATCGTCGTCGTACCGGGAAGTCCGGAGCCCGATCTCGAGAACGAGGCCGTCCTCCAGTGGCTTCGTCGCGTCGACGCCACCACCACCTGGACCACCTCCGTCTGCACCGGGTCGCTCATCCTCGCCGCCGCC
This region includes:
- a CDS encoding DJ-1/PfpI family protein, translating into MQIAILLYDKFTVLDAIGPFQTLAGLPGAEVVFVAEEAGPVLDDTRALSLVATKSLAEVSSPDIVVVPGSPEPDLENEAVLQWLRRVDATTTWTTSVCTGSLILAAAGLLKGRRATSHWLALEQIEQFGVASTGQRVVFDGKYVTGAGVSAGIDMGLTLAGKIAGDEHAQTVQLLIEYDPQPPYDAGSPQKAPAALVEKFRSQPVP